The DNA segment CGGACATTATTTATTTCATGGGTAATCATGTGTGTCCGCAACCAGATATGGGCTTAGATGTAGCACCCCCATTTATCATGGCTGTTTGTATGCGCTGTTATGGCACTGTCACCGGGTTATTAGTTACTCGGCTGTTATACGCTGCGACTGCTGGTAAAGGATTTTACTGGCTCAGTCAATATGGTTGGAATGGTGCGGCTTTAGCCAGTGTATTAATGATGGCTTATCCTCTAGAATTAGCAGCCCAAATTTTCGACTTATGGGATTTTAATAATTACTTAGTTACACCCTTTGGATTAATTACAGGTTTGGCATGGGGGCTATTTGCAATGCCAATTTTACACGGTTGGCAGCGTGATTAAAGCAACAATTTCACCTCATGAAAACCGACTCTATTTTTTATGAATTAATAGAGACAATAATTTTCTATAAGTTTCCCCAAAAAAGCCGACAGGAAATAGCAGAAATGTTTGGATTAAGCGAATTGAAACAAACAAGAGTCTATCAAGAAATTAAAGAAGAAGCTTTGTTAGAAGCAGTACCCCGACTGTTGGCTTTGGGATTAACGTTGAAACAAGTTGCTGAAGCTTTAGATTTATCGTTTGAGCAGGTGCAGCAAGCACAAACTCAGCCAACTCAAGAGAGTAGGGAAGAATAAAACCTCTGTCGCTTCCCTCTTGATTTGTCATTTCAGTCGCAACTATTACAGGCTTCTAAACCACTCAGTAATACCCTCAGCCAAAACTTTAGCTAACTTCTTCTGTTCCTGGGGATTTATCGCCTCCTCAAAGTCGTCAGGGTTACTCATAAAACCTAACTCTAATAATACTGATGGTGAAGAATGGGGACGTGTGAGTGCTAAATTTTGCCAATACAAACCATAAGAAGGTCTACCCAAATCATCAACTAAGCGGTTGTGTAGTAAAGTAGCCAAGCTATGGGCTTGAGGATGATACCAATAGCTACTTACACCTCTGGTATTTTCCGCATCGCCATCATCTGGGAGGGAGCGATAGTGAAATGTAAGAGCGATCGCAGGTGATTCTTGCTCTATAATTTTCTGACGTTCTGCGAGGGATATGTCTCTATCATCTTCCCTAATCATCACTACATCTGCACCTAGCTGCACTAGCTCATCCTGCAATAACTTTGTGACTTGCAAATTCAAGTCTTTTGCTAAATAACCAGTTGCGCCAGCTGCACCCAATTCTGTGCCACCATGTCCAGCGTTCAGGACAATTTTCAATCCAGATAAAGGCTTGTGTCGTCTGTGGGAAATTACAGATGAGTTAGCCCGATTCGGGTTTTTGTCTTGCGCCCAAGTGACGCTGGAAGTCGCCAGAGAATTTAAAACTATGAATCCTATCAGTAATGGTGTGAATTTCACTTCAAAAATATGCTATTTCCCACTACGAAACCACTCAGTTATCCCTTCAGCCAAAACTTTAGCTAACTTTTTCTGCTCTTGGGGATTTGTCACCCATTCAAATTCATGGGGATTGCTCATAAAACCTAACTCTAATAATAACGAGGGTGCGGCGGCTGGGCGTGTGAGGGCTAAGTTATTCCAAAACACACCGTAGGAAGGTCTACGGAGTTTATTCACGAGATAATTGTGCATGAACACGGCGAGGTTATGGGCTTGGGGATGGTACCAAAACATACCAATCCCCTTAGTGTTTTCCGCATCGCCAGCATCGGGGAGAGCGTTGTAATGGACGGAAAGAGCGATCGCTGGTTCTTCTCGATTGATAATTGCTTGACGCTCTGGTAGGGAGACATCCCGATCATCATTCCTAGTCATCACCACATTTGCCCCTAATTTGAGCAATTCATCACGCAATAACTTCGATACTGCCAGATTTACGTCCTTTTCTAAATATCCAGTCGGCCCAGTTGCGCCAGATTCTTTACCACCATGACCAGGATCGAGTAGAATCTTGATACCAGATAAGGGCTTTTGCCTATTCTGCCTGATAACAGGCGCATGGCGTAAAGCTAACACCAGGGTTGTACCGTCGTATCTCAGCTTATATCCCCACTGTTGAGCTTTTTTCAGGTTAAAGGTATATTTTACCTCTCCTGAAGCTATCTGCTGCCAATCTAGACGAGAAATTAAAGGGTCATCATCAAGGCGAATAATATCTGTTTGGGCAGTGGTGTTGTGGAGTGTCAGGGTGAAAGTTTTTTCTCCTTGCTGCACACTCACAGGTACAGGGGTTTGGAGAGGGAAAAGCATTTCTGTTGTACCTGGAAGTCTTCGATATCCAACACTACGTATAACTGTTTGTGGCGGAACACTTCCTGGAAGAATGCGGGTTTCCTGACTATTAATCCAAGCACCATAGTCTAGGCGAAACCATACACCTTCTTTACCTGTGACAGTGGCTCGTGTTCCCTTAGGCAGTGGCGTAAGTCGAGAAAAATCGGTACTAGGGCCAGTCCGGGCAACTCCTGCGTCTGCTACCACCTCAGCTACAGGTAACTGCGTGGGTGAGAGAATTTTAATTTTGCCAGCACCTGGTTGAGTTATCGTCTTACCATTAAGTGTCAGTTGGTATTGAGGTTGTCCCAAATCTGTTGCAACTGGTACTGTTGTGCAACCCTCATACTTACCTGGGATAGACTGGGTAGTGGGTTGATTTTGTCCAGTGAGCGCAGCCAAATTACTTGGTAGTATTGCTTGTTGTGGTTGAGGCAAAAGTACCACAGTATCATTAGCCAGTTTCACAGAGACACTGGCGTTAGGAGGTGCAATAGCGCTAAAACAAATGAGTTCTCCAGGTAGTCTGGCAATGTCGGCAGTTGGTGTGAGAGAACCTTTAGCAAAAGCTAAACCTTGTGGTAGCTCTGGTTGATTACTCAGCCTTGTCACCTTAATCTGAAGCTCTTGATTTTGGTGGCGTATTGTAAAGATATTCTCTCCTAACTGTAAGGGAAAACTTGGGGCAAAATGGCCAGACCGGCTGCGATTAATTGGCTTACCATTAACGAGAACTTGGCCGTTTGGTGGTGCTGTACCAATAAAAAAGATTTTTTCTGCACTAGTCTGGTGGTTTGTCGGCGGATAAACAACTTTGAGAGGTGAGGAAGCCAAAGCAACGGAGGAGGTGACAACGAAGCTTAATATTACTGGGATGAGAACTTTTTTCACAGCAGTATCACAGAAGTATTCACTATGTGACTGTGGCACAATGACGGGATGGATTTTGGAAGGTATCGTTAGCAGTTGATAAAAATTCAAACTACTATGACTAAGTTTATCTTTGTTACTGGAGGTGTTGTTTCCAGTATTGGCAAAGGCATTGTAGCAGCAAGTCTAGGCCGTTTACTCAAATCACGAGATTATTCGGTGTCGATTTTAAAACTCGACCCCTATATTAATATTGATCCGGGTACAATGAGTCCCTTTCAACACGGTGAAGTTTTCGTTACCCAAGATGGCGCAGAAACAGATTTAGACTTGGGACATTACGAACGCTTTACCGATACTTCAATGTCACGCCTCAATAGTGTTACCACTGGTTCAATTTACCAAGCGGTAATCATGCGTGAGCGTCGCGGTGACTACAATGGTGGCACAGTCCAGGTAATTCCCCATATTACCAATGAAATTAAAGAACGGATTTTGTCAGTTGCTAAAGAAACAAATCCCTCTGTAGTCATTACCGAAATTGGTGGGACGGTGGGTGATATTGAATCGCTACCATTTTTAGAAGCTATTCGCCAGCTACGCAAACAGGTGGGACGGCAAAATGTGTTGTATATGCACGTTACCCTCATGCCTTATATTGCTTCGGCGGGGGAGATGAAGACGAAGCCTACACAGCATTCTGTGAAGGAACTGAGATCTATTGGTATTCAACCAGATATTCTAGTATGTCGGAGCGATCGCCCCATACCTAGAGGATTAAAACAGAAATTGTCAGAATTCTGTGATGTTCCGGTAGAGTGCGTCATCACTTCTCAAGATGCCAGAAGTATTTATGAAGTCCCGTTAATTCTCGAAGGGGAAGGACTGGCAGAACAAACACTCAAGTTGTTACAAATGGAACAACGCCAACCAAACCTAGAGAAATGGCAAGCTATGGTGCAAGGATTATATAGTCCTAAACACACCGTAGAAATTGCCATTGTTGGTAAATATGTCAGCTTGGGTGATGCGTATTTATCAGTAGTAGAGGCGTTGCGTCACGCCGCCATTGCTACCCAGGGAGACTTACAATTGCGGTGGATAAATTCCGAAGATTTGGAAACCCAAGCACCAGAAACCTACCTTGCAGGTGTAGATGGCATCGTTGTACCAGGCGGCTTTGGCACGCGTGGGGTAGATGGCAAAATTGCCGCGATTAAATACGCACGCGATCGCCAGATTCCCTTCTTAGGTTTATGCTTAGGAATGCAATGTTCTGTTATTGAATGGGCGAGAAACGTTGGCGGGTTAGCTGGTGCTAATAGTGCGGAATTTGATTCAACCACCAAATATCCTGTAATTAACCTGTTACCAGAACAGCAAGATGTGGTGGATTTAGGTGGAACCATGCGCTTAGGTGTAT comes from the Nostoc sp. PCC 7120 = FACHB-418 genome and includes:
- a CDS encoding DUF2085 domain-containing protein, translated to MVRVALKKELQINWVSFIADFMLVGMVFGPPVAPFLAASGVWLLGGIADIIYFMGNHVCPQPDMGLDVAPPFIMAVCMRCYGTVTGLLVTRLLYAATAGKGFYWLSQYGWNGAALASVLMMAYPLELAAQIFDLWDFNNYLVTPFGLITGLAWGLFAMPILHGWQRD
- a CDS encoding DUF2887 domain-containing protein; translated protein: MKTDSIFYELIETIIFYKFPQKSRQEIAEMFGLSELKQTRVYQEIKEEALLEAVPRLLALGLTLKQVAEALDLSFEQVQQAQTQPTQESREE
- a CDS encoding N-acetylmuramoyl-L-alanine amidase, with amino-acid sequence MKKVLIPVILSFVVTSSVALASSPLKVVYPPTNHQTSAEKIFFIGTAPPNGQVLVNGKPINRSRSGHFAPSFPLQLGENIFTIRHQNQELQIKVTRLSNQPELPQGLAFAKGSLTPTADIARLPGELICFSAIAPPNASVSVKLANDTVVLLPQPQQAILPSNLAALTGQNQPTTQSIPGKYEGCTTVPVATDLGQPQYQLTLNGKTITQPGAGKIKILSPTQLPVAEVVADAGVARTGPSTDFSRLTPLPKGTRATVTGKEGVWFRLDYGAWINSQETRILPGSVPPQTVIRSVGYRRLPGTTEMLFPLQTPVPVSVQQGEKTFTLTLHNTTAQTDIIRLDDDPLISRLDWQQIASGEVKYTFNLKKAQQWGYKLRYDGTTLVLALRHAPVIRQNRQKPLSGIKILLDPGHGGKESGATGPTGYLEKDVNLAVSKLLRDELLKLGANVVMTRNDDRDVSLPERQAIINREEPAIALSVHYNALPDAGDAENTKGIGMFWYHPQAHNLAVFMHNYLVNKLRRPSYGVFWNNLALTRPAAAPSLLLELGFMSNPHEFEWVTNPQEQKKLAKVLAEGITEWFRSGK
- a CDS encoding CTP synthase, which encodes MTKFIFVTGGVVSSIGKGIVAASLGRLLKSRDYSVSILKLDPYINIDPGTMSPFQHGEVFVTQDGAETDLDLGHYERFTDTSMSRLNSVTTGSIYQAVIMRERRGDYNGGTVQVIPHITNEIKERILSVAKETNPSVVITEIGGTVGDIESLPFLEAIRQLRKQVGRQNVLYMHVTLMPYIASAGEMKTKPTQHSVKELRSIGIQPDILVCRSDRPIPRGLKQKLSEFCDVPVECVITSQDARSIYEVPLILEGEGLAEQTLKLLQMEQRQPNLEKWQAMVQGLYSPKHTVEIAIVGKYVSLGDAYLSVVEALRHAAIATQGDLQLRWINSEDLETQAPETYLAGVDGIVVPGGFGTRGVDGKIAAIKYARDRQIPFLGLCLGMQCSVIEWARNVGGLAGANSAEFDSTTKYPVINLLPEQQDVVDLGGTMRLGVYPCHILPNTLASKLYQAEIIQERHRHRYEFNNDYRQLLLDSGYVISGTSPDGRLVEIVEYPQHPFFISCQFHPEFQSRPNTPHPLFTGFVQAAIAQSHPTANFQTPVKVS